One Aliiroseovarius sediminilitoris DNA window includes the following coding sequences:
- the msrQ gene encoding protein-methionine-sulfoxide reductase heme-binding subunit MsrQ, giving the protein MTMVDRINTASRKVPVWVLYVAGALWPAWLLYLAATGSMGPEPVKALEQELGRLALKALILGLLVTPLRAVAGINLIRFRRAIGVLTFYFVSVHLLVWLVLDVQILSEIWKDIVKRPYITVGMGAFLLMTPLAITSNNWSVRKLGPKWRKLHRLVYPTVLLGGVHFIMVGKTWEADALMYMAVIVTLLGWRVWQVLTRARVQKPKQPLPT; this is encoded by the coding sequence ATGACCATGGTTGACCGGATCAACACCGCGTCGCGGAAGGTGCCGGTTTGGGTGCTTTATGTTGCAGGTGCTCTTTGGCCGGCCTGGCTGTTGTATCTTGCGGCAACAGGCAGTATGGGACCAGAGCCTGTCAAAGCACTTGAGCAAGAGCTGGGCCGGCTGGCGCTGAAAGCCCTGATCCTTGGGTTGCTCGTGACACCGTTACGCGCCGTTGCTGGCATCAACCTGATCCGTTTCAGGCGCGCAATCGGCGTTCTGACCTTCTATTTCGTGTCAGTCCATCTTCTTGTGTGGTTGGTGCTGGATGTTCAGATTCTGTCCGAGATCTGGAAAGATATTGTAAAACGGCCGTATATCACTGTTGGGATGGGGGCATTCCTGTTGATGACACCGCTTGCGATCACGTCAAACAACTGGTCGGTGCGCAAGCTCGGCCCGAAATGGCGCAAGCTGCACCGGTTGGTCTATCCCACGGTTCTGCTGGGCGGCGTGCACTTCATCATGGTCGGTAAGACATGGGAAGCTGATGCGCTAATGTATATGGCAGTTATTGTCACGCTGTTGGGTTGGCGGGTCTGGCAGGTTTTGACACGTGCCCGGGTCCAGAAACCAAAGCAGCCCCTTCCAACTTAA
- a CDS encoding class I SAM-dependent methyltransferase, giving the protein MSDTTQVTLADIAAIAKTAETRIDLTTRLIELLDLPTILELGVWHGEFAKDILERNPSIKTYYMLDPWRTLDNWNKPFNISAPEFEEAYETSLKNTNFAAQKRVILRGTTLEMIDQINDESLDLIYIDGDHTLRGICIDLISVWPKLKPGGIIVGDDFSPTIWQHSSEYEPTFVYPFAQYFAEAQNAPMVAAHRAQFIMIKPNGQNHGHRFLDVTGMYHTPNVLDQIEKKPTTVKPSKISALLTKFGLR; this is encoded by the coding sequence TTGTCAGACACCACTCAAGTCACCCTCGCCGACATTGCTGCAATTGCTAAGACCGCTGAAACGCGGATAGATCTCACAACACGACTGATCGAATTGCTTGATCTACCGACGATCCTTGAGCTTGGAGTATGGCATGGTGAATTCGCGAAAGATATTCTTGAGCGGAATCCCTCTATAAAGACCTATTATATGCTTGATCCGTGGCGCACGCTTGATAACTGGAACAAGCCCTTCAACATAAGCGCACCGGAGTTCGAGGAAGCATATGAAACCTCACTTAAGAACACCAATTTCGCCGCACAGAAGCGTGTCATACTTCGGGGAACGACATTGGAAATGATAGACCAGATCAATGATGAATCGCTTGATCTGATCTATATCGACGGGGATCATACACTCAGGGGTATCTGCATCGATTTGATCTCAGTTTGGCCCAAACTGAAACCCGGAGGAATAATTGTAGGTGATGATTTCTCTCCGACGATTTGGCAACATAGCAGCGAGTACGAGCCAACTTTTGTGTATCCCTTTGCGCAGTACTTCGCAGAAGCGCAGAATGCACCAATGGTTGCGGCACATCGGGCACAGTTTATTATGATCAAACCCAATGGCCAAAATCATGGTCATCGATTTTTGGATGTCACAGGAATGTATCACACGCCGAATGTGCTGGATCAGATAGAGAAGAAGCCCACAACGGTGAAACCATCCAAGATAAGCGCGCTTCTAACGAAGTTTGGGCTACGCTGA